AGCCAGTTGATGAATTCTGTCTTGGCGGATTTCCAATAGTGATAAGTACCAAGACCGAGATAAGCATCATACAAAGTCGGGTCAAGTTCGAGCGCCTCGAGATACGCGCTTTTGGCTTTCAATCCGCGTCTCATCGCGGTCCACCAGCTTCCGGCTTTGGCTTCGATTGATGCCGCATAGGCGTGGCCATTGCCAATTGTCAGGTAAGCCCAGGCCGCTTTGTCGGAATTAGATTTCGCCTTCTCGGCGAGATCGATGGCTTTCTCCACCAGCATCTCGAATTGCCTTTTATTGGTGAAGTCTTCCCTATCCATCATTTCGGCATGATCGACACCGGCGAGATATAGCATTGCAGCGTGATCGAGACTATCGCGAGCGACCATGGCGGCAAACACACTTCGCGCTGAATCGAACTGCTCGACCATCGTGAAAGCTATGCCGCGCCGCAGTTGCGCGACGTAGTTGGAATCCAGGTCAATGGCATGAAGCGACGGCGCCGTTAACAGTAGCGCGAGTGATGTCAGGATGCGAATCAACATTGTCGTATGATCAGAATCATAGCCTGATTATACAAATGGTTTTGGAATCCGGGGCGTGATACGTATTGCATAACGGGACTATTCAGGGTAAAATGTGGTGGAAATTTCAGAAAGAAATTAATCTAATTGGAGATAAACGATGATCGACTTCGAACTCACCGACGACCACAAGTCCGCGCAGCAGATCGCGCGTGATGTCGCCCACAAGTACCTTAAGCCGAAAATCGCCGATCTCGACCGCGAGAATAAGAACGACCCGGAGTTTATCAAGCGGCTCAAAGACGCAGAACTTCTCGGCGTGTGTATTCCGCAGAAGTATGGTGGTATGGGCCTCGACTACATTTCACTCGGTCTCGTCTGTGAAGAGATGGAATATGTCGACACCTCGGCGCGAGTGGCTTTTTCAGTACATATCGGACTCAACTCGCTGACGCTGCTTACCTGGGGCAATGAATTTCAGAAGGAAAAGTATCTGATTCCACAAGCCAAGGGCGAGAAGATCGGGACGTTTGGACTGACCGAACCTTCGGCCGGATCGGACGCAGTTGGTATTCTCACCACGGCAAAGAAGGCGGGCGGAAAGTACATCCTCAACGGCGAGAAAATGTGGATTTCGCTTTCGGAAGTCGCCGATATGTTTTTAATCTTCGCGTGGACCGATACCGGCAAACAGAAGAAACGCGATCACACAGGATTGTCGGCATTCATTGTTGAGCGCACATTCAAAGGCGTATCTACGGGGTCGATCACGGGCAAACTTGGCGTACGCGCAGGCAAGACCGGATGGATTGCACTTTCCGATGTCGAAGTTCCGGCTGAGAATCTTCTTGGCAACGAGGGTGAAGGATTCAAGATTGCCATGTCATGTCTCGATGGCGGTCGCTACACCGTCGCTGCCGGGTCGACCGGGCTGATTCGCGCCTGCATGGATGCCTGCAAGGATTACGCGCTTACGCGGAATCAATTGGTCAAGGAGATGTTCGCGGAGATGATTTACGGGTACGAAGCGGGTCAATATCTCTGGATGAAAGTCGGCTGGCTGCGCAACAAAGGGCTGCGGTCAACGCGGGAGACTTCGTTGGCAAAATGGTTCTGCACCGACCAAGCCGAAAAAGCCGCCTACAATGCCGTACAGATTCACGGTGCTTATGGATTCAGCGATGAGTATCCGGTGGAGAGATTTTTCCGCAACTCGAAAGGCGCGGCGATTTACGAGGGTACGCGCGAAATCCACAAGCTAATGCAGGCGGACTATTACTTAGGATATCGGACGGACCATCCGGTGCGTTGCATGCCGCCGAAGTGGGAGGAGTAAGAGGTGTGTTTGCTTCTGCTGGGGGTGGGCACCGGGGGGACAATCATCAACCGTGGAGGGGCGGGCGTCGATCATAGGGGGGTGGCAGCACCTCAACGCCCATTTGACGCTGGGCACTTACTCGTCGGGGGAACAATCCACTTCCGTGCTCTCTAAACCGAATCCTCCGCGAGTAGCGCAGGCGAACCTCAAATCGACCGCTTTCTTGCGCCGTTGCGTCAGGCTCTTGAGCCCGGCCAAGCGTCAGCGTGGACGGGATTGTGACCTGACGCACTCCTGATCCCGATGGCGTTTCGAGTGTACCGCCGAGGTAACAACCCAAACCCTTCTGCATCTTGATATTGCGCCAAACACGCCTCAAGAAAATCTGTAGTGACTATGCGCACATTATTGTGCGCTGGTATTAGTAGAGGGACTAATGTTCCGCCGCGAACTCAGAGGGCGCCCGAACACGGCTTCCGCAAGCGGCTATTCCGGAGTGTACACTTGTCCGGAAGAGCCGGAATATCCTAGGATTGCGGTTCCGTTCGTCTCGGCTCCGACCCGAGAGTACCACCGCGAGCTTCACTCGCCAGGTTTGGAGGCTTCTCTCCCAGAAGCCGCTCCACCGCCGGTTGTCCAGGTGATCCCTTCAGTTTGACCCGGGTCGAACGACTTATTTGAGAAAGGAGAATTTAGAGAAGAAAGACTAAGAGGTCACGTCCTCTTGGGACGTTCAAAAAACGCGACACGGAACCACAAATTCGATCATAACCCGAGACTATCCAACGCCGCTTCCTCGTACACCGAGTCCTCCGCTGGGTAGCGCAGTCGATTCTCAAATCGGCCGGTTTCTTTTGCCAGCGCCCAGACAATGCCTTCACCGGCGGGAACGATGTCGGGGTTTGAAGCGAATATGGGGTCGACATAAGCTCCGGAGGCATCGATCAGTTCCCAGCCTTCAGAATTGAACATAGCGATGAGGTCGCCAAGGAAGAGCGCGTTCAACAAATTGTGATGAATCAGCAACGTGTGAGGAATCTCGCGATCAAGCACATCAAGTGACAGATTGCGATAGTAGTTGGCACGATCGAGTATGTGCGCACAGTAGGCATCGCGGTACGGCGCAAGGTCGGTCTTGGGATTTTTCTTGAGTGCTGATTCGAGCCGCTGGTTGTAGTACCAATCCGAAGCATCAATTGTGACATAGCCGTTGCGATAGCCATGAGCATTCAGATAGCCGCGGACGCCATCGCGTTTCTCGATTGTGTCGCCCTCTTTCAGATATGGAAAGCGAAACAGCTTGGTGAAGTTGCCATGATGTGAAATGAGCTTCTCGCACTTAGTGATGTCAGCGGTGTAATCTTCGAGATTGATCTTCTTTGAGGGCAGGTACCAGTGCGAGTAGGAGTGGTTGCAGATGAGATTGCTCTCCACGTCCCAATTCTTGAGCAGGGTCTTCCCTGCCGGATTGTCGACCCGCTCGCCGCAAACGAATAGAGCGGCTTTCAGACCGGAGTTCCTGAGGGCGCGCCTGATGTTTTCGTCACGCTCTGCTGGACTCATCAAAGGTGAAGGATAGCTGTTCGGATCGTCCATAGTAACGGCGAGCCGTGGTCCAGCTTCTGTGCCGAACAATGATTCGGCGTTGACGGCAGCCGCAGTTGCTATCAAGCCCAGTGATTGAATGAAGTAACGTCGATCCATCGGGACCAATCTATCGGGTTAAATATCATATCGCTCCCCTATTCTGCATACCCCATAAGCGGATTTCGCCGTTTCCCGGCGAGCGCAAAATCCCTTTACTTTTGATGCTATTCGTGTTACCTAAAATCCGATTCGGGGCGTATTGATATGTAATTATTAGT
This genomic interval from bacterium contains the following:
- a CDS encoding acyl-CoA dehydrogenase family protein, yielding MIDFELTDDHKSAQQIARDVAHKYLKPKIADLDRENKNDPEFIKRLKDAELLGVCIPQKYGGMGLDYISLGLVCEEMEYVDTSARVAFSVHIGLNSLTLLTWGNEFQKEKYLIPQAKGEKIGTFGLTEPSAGSDAVGILTTAKKAGGKYILNGEKMWISLSEVADMFLIFAWTDTGKQKKRDHTGLSAFIVERTFKGVSTGSITGKLGVRAGKTGWIALSDVEVPAENLLGNEGEGFKIAMSCLDGGRYTVAAGSTGLIRACMDACKDYALTRNQLVKEMFAEMIYGYEAGQYLWMKVGWLRNKGLRSTRETSLAKWFCTDQAEKAAYNAVQIHGAYGFSDEYPVERFFRNSKGAAIYEGTREIHKLMQADYYLGYRTDHPVRCMPPKWEE
- a CDS encoding polysaccharide deacetylase family protein — translated: MDRRYFIQSLGLIATAAAVNAESLFGTEAGPRLAVTMDDPNSYPSPLMSPAERDENIRRALRNSGLKAALFVCGERVDNPAGKTLLKNWDVESNLICNHSYSHWYLPSKKINLEDYTADITKCEKLISHHGNFTKLFRFPYLKEGDTIEKRDGVRGYLNAHGYRNGYVTIDASDWYYNQRLESALKKNPKTDLAPYRDAYCAHILDRANYYRNLSLDVLDREIPHTLLIHHNLLNALFLGDLIAMFNSEGWELIDASGAYVDPIFASNPDIVPAGEGIVWALAKETGRFENRLRYPAEDSVYEEAALDSLGL